AGAAGCGATCGCCCGTCGGACTCCTGGATTTACAGGTGCTGACTTAGCTAACTTACTCAACGAAGCCGCAATTCTCACCGCCAGAAGACGCAAAGAGGGAATCACCCTCCTGGAAATTGATGATGCGGTGGATCGCGTAGTCGCCGGGATGGAAGGTACTCCCTTGGTAGACAGCAAGAGCAAGCGTTTGATAGCCTATCATGAAGTTGGACACGCCTTGGTCGGCACTTTGTTAAAAGACCATGACCCAGTGCAAAAAGTTACCTTGATTCCTCGCGGACAAGCCCAAGGTTTAACTTGGTTTACCCCCAACGAAGAACAAGGATTAATTTCCCGTTCCCAACTCAAAGCCAGAATTACTGGTGCTTTGGGTGGTCGCGCCGCCGAAGAAGTGATTTTTGGTGCAGCCGAAGTGACTACTGGTGCCGGTGGTGACTTGCAACAATTGTCGGGAATGGCGAGACAGATGGTAACAAGGTTTGGAATGTCCAATTTGGGTCCGGTGTCACTGGAAAGCCAACAAGGAGAAGTGTTCTTGGGTCGTGACTGGACAACTAGATCTGAGTATTCTGAGTCTATCGCTTCCCGCATTGATGGTCAAGTCCGCGCCATTGTGGAAGAATGCTACGACACAGCCAAGAAGATTATGCGTGAACATCGCACCGTCGCTGACCGCTTAGTTGATTTGCTGATCGAAAAGGAAACCATTGATGGTGCTGAGTTCCGCCAAATTGTGGCTGAATACACCGACGTACCCGAAAAGTCTCAGTACGCACCAAGTCTGTAATTAGTCCAGAATCAAAAATTTTCAAATAGGGGCGCGACAATCAATGTCGCGCCCCTATTTTGATAAGGTGGGTGATTCTGATATTTTTTTGAAATGGGTGTATCACCATTGGTACTAAGTTAATAAAATTTACTGATAGAAAAGTTAGTATAGTATTGAACAACAGATTTTTTTACTACAAAGGCTAATATGAGACAGTCCACTCCAGACGTTCAATACAACCTTGTTCAAAAGATTGCAAAGTGGAAAGCTGGGCTGGCTGACTTGGGGCGAAGAAATCCTCTAATCAAGTTTCGACAAGATAGTCCCCGAACTTTGGAGATTCTGACGGAGGAACCAGATATTGTCTTCCAAAAGCTTAAAGAAGAGAAGAACGCGCTCAATTTTCAAATGCTTGATAGCGAGTATCAAGATACTTTACCGACACAAAAAATTCAAGCATTACCTACAGCCAAAAATCCTCTCGAATTAATTACGCGTCAAACAGGTAACGAGCAACTCAAGCGGTTTAAGAAATTGCGTGCTGAGGCGCGAAAGTCAATCGAAGAACGAGGAGTCAACAGCTTATTCCTAGCACTAGGAACACTGACTTGGTATGACAAGGATAAACCAGAGGATGCTTTACTCTCGCCACTAATTTTAATTCCTGTAGATTTAATTAAAGAGTCTAGACGAGATATATATAAAATATCTGCTTTGGAAGATGATATTGTACTAAATCCAACTTTGGCACTAAAATTAAAGCAAAGTTTTGGAATAGAGCTTCCAGAGATAGAGGCTATACAAGAACTAACTTATGACGAAATTATTACCCAAATTAGAGAACTTTTAGCAGCACAAAAGACATGGGAAATCAAAGAGAATGTATTTCTCTCATTATTCTCTTATGCCAAAGCTGCAATGGTTAGAGACATCATTGAAAATGAAGCTCGAATTTTTTCGCACCCAATTTTGCAAGCAATTAGTGGAGATTTAACTAAATATCAGTCTAGTTATAGAGAACCATTACCCGCATCTGCTTTAGACTCACAAATTAAACCAGAGCGAATATTTCAAATTCTTGATGCTGATTCTAGCCAGCAAGTGGTAATTGAAGCAGCAAAAGCTGGTTCTAGCTTTGTTGTTCAAGGGCCTCCAGGAACAGGAAAAAGTCAAACAATTGTCAATACTACCTTACTTTCAAGAATGGCTAACTTATAAAGAAACTTACCAGAAACTCGAAAATCTGGGAGCTAATAAGTTTTTAACTGCTTTACGTGACAGGAACCTAGAACCAAAACTTTGGTTTCCAATTCTAGAGAAGCTGATTTACCAAACCTGTCTTGATGCAATTCTGGCAAGAAAGCCTGAGTTGAAGAATTTTAACGTTGAAGTACACGAACGGCAAATTAAGGATTTTTCTCAATTCGATTCTCATCAACTAGATGCTGCTAGGGAACGTTTAAAACTACTTCATGTGCAGCGTTGGAAAAATCGCGAAAAGTTCTCAATTATTCAAGCTGAGTTACCAAGGTTAAATAAAGAAGTAAACAAAAAAAGGAAACATTTACCTATTCGTAAACTCCTGAATGACAAACAAAGGGGGATACCAAATCTGGTAAAAGCTTTAAAGCCTTGCTGGATGATGAGTCCGCTTTCCGTTAGTCAATATATTAATGCTGATGAGGTTCATTTTGATGTTCTCATTTTTGATGAAGCTTCTCAGCTGCGTACAGAGGATGTTGTGCCGTCGATTATTCGCGCTGATCAAGTAATTGTCATTGGGGATAGAAAACAACTTCCTCCCACGTCAGTTTTTGTAACGGGAGACAGCGAAGAAGATTTAGATGATGAGGATGATGCAAGCTATGAAAGCGTTTTGGATGAATGTTCAAATTTTATGTTTGGACGCACACTAAAATGGCATTATCGCAGTCAAGATGAACGCTTGATAGCTTTTTCTAATAAACATTTCTATGACTCTCAATTAGTCACATTTCCCAACCCAATTCAAAATCCAGATTTGGGAGTCTGGTTTAAGCATGTTCCCGATGGGGTATATGATCGCGGTGGGCGCACAGATAATCGCAAGGAGGCTGAAGTAGTTGCTCAGTTAGCATTAGAGCATTTTCAACGGGTTCGGGACCAATCTCTGGGTATTATTGCCTTTAGCGAAGCTCAAGCTGATGCTATTCAAGAGCAAATAGAGATTTTGGGGAAAGATAATCCCGATTTTGATGCATTTTGTAGCGATCGCTCACCTCACTATTTTCTCAAAGCACTGGAAAATGTCCAAGGTGATGAGCGTGATGCAATTATACTCAGTGTTGGCTATGGTCGTGATTCTCAAGGTAAGCTTCATCTCAACTTTGGCCCTATTAAAAACCCAGGTGGAGAACGACGGCTGAATGTGGCTATTACAAGAGCAAAAAGTAAAATTACATTGGTTTCTTCTATCTTAGCTGATGACATTGATTTAACACACAGCAAAAGCGAAGGTTTAAGATTACTGCGCGATTATCTAGAGTACGCAGCCAGTGGAGGGGAACGACTGGAAGGTAATTATTATACAGATAAGCTGAAATTTGACTCACCATTTGAAGAAGATGTTTACCACGCCTTAGTAGAACGGGGATACACCATTCGTAGCCAAGTCGGATGCTCAGGATACCGGATTGACCTAGCTGTAGTCAATAAAAATCGCCCTGGTGAGTTTTTATTGGGTATCGAGTGTGATGGTGCATCATACCACAGTTCACCGACCGCAAGAGATCGCGATCGCCTGAGACAACAGGTGCTCGAAAGGCTAGGTTGGAAAATTCACCGCATTTGGTCAACGGATTGGTTTCGTAACAAACCCGCTCAAGTGAAGCTCTTGATAGAAAAAATTGAACGGCTACAACAAATAAATCTTTATACCGAAAGACCGCGCTGATCAGAATTATCGCGTGATATTCGAGACTGATGGTAAGCGTGTCACTCAATTTCGATCAGGTAAACTGCCAGAAGTGGAATTTGTGGAAGGCTGCAGTTAATTTGGCGTTGCTCCCGAATGTGGGGTGATTCTGATATTTTTTGGAGATGGGGGCTTTAGGCGGAATTAACGCAGCATACAGCCTACTCCTCGTGGTAAAGTAACTAAGATAATTTGTTCTCTTTTTGAGATGGCTAGCCTACCGCATCCAATTCAGTATCAGGGTAGTAAGAGAAACCTTGCGCCCGACATTCTCAGATTTTTACCTAATAAGGTAGAGAGGTTGGTAGAGCCTTTTACAGGAACCGCAGCCATTAGTATCGCTGCTGCTTCTAAACACATTTCTCAAAAGTTTTGGCTTAATGATCTCAACAAGCCCCTGATTGAGCTATTGGAACTAATTGTAGAAAGACCACATGAAATTGTAGCTGCGTATGCCAATATATGGAATGAGCAGCATCATGATTCTGTCAGTCACTACTTTGAAGTTAGAGAGACATTTAATAGAACCAATGATCCAAAACTTCTTCTGTATTTATTGACTCGCTGCGTAAAAGGCGCTGTTCGGTATAACTCTGCGGGATTCTTCAATCAAAGTCCTGATAAGAGACGCAAGGGAACTCAACCTGTAAATATGAGGAAAAATATAGAAGGAGTTTCCGCTTTTTTAAAGGGTAAATGTAAATTTACATGGTTAGATTATAGAGAAGTTTTAGCCGAAGTAAAAAGTAGTGATTTTGTTTATCTAGACCCTCCCTATCAAGGTGTATGTGGAGAAACAGATTCGAGATATTTCTCAGGAATTGATTTTGATGATTTCGTTTTAGCT
The Gloeotrichia echinulata CP02 DNA segment above includes these coding regions:
- a CDS encoding DUF4011 domain-containing protein, giving the protein MRQSTPDVQYNLVQKIAKWKAGLADLGRRNPLIKFRQDSPRTLEILTEEPDIVFQKLKEEKNALNFQMLDSEYQDTLPTQKIQALPTAKNPLELITRQTGNEQLKRFKKLRAEARKSIEERGVNSLFLALGTLTWYDKDKPEDALLSPLILIPVDLIKESRRDIYKISALEDDIVLNPTLALKLKQSFGIELPEIEAIQELTYDEIITQIRELLAAQKTWEIKENVFLSLFSYAKAAMVRDIIENEARIFSHPILQAISGDLTKYQSSYREPLPASALDSQIKPERIFQILDADSSQQVVIEAAKAGSSFVVQGPPGTGKSQTIVNTTLLSRMANL
- a CDS encoding AAA domain-containing protein → MQRWKNREKFSIIQAELPRLNKEVNKKRKHLPIRKLLNDKQRGIPNLVKALKPCWMMSPLSVSQYINADEVHFDVLIFDEASQLRTEDVVPSIIRADQVIVIGDRKQLPPTSVFVTGDSEEDLDDEDDASYESVLDECSNFMFGRTLKWHYRSQDERLIAFSNKHFYDSQLVTFPNPIQNPDLGVWFKHVPDGVYDRGGRTDNRKEAEVVAQLALEHFQRVRDQSLGIIAFSEAQADAIQEQIEILGKDNPDFDAFCSDRSPHYFLKALENVQGDERDAIILSVGYGRDSQGKLHLNFGPIKNPGGERRLNVAITRAKSKITLVSSILADDIDLTHSKSEGLRLLRDYLEYAASGGERLEGNYYTDKLKFDSPFEEDVYHALVERGYTIRSQVGCSGYRIDLAVVNKNRPGEFLLGIECDGASYHSSPTARDRDRLRQQVLERLGWKIHRIWSTDWFRNKPAQVKLLIEKIERLQQINLYTERPR
- a CDS encoding DNA adenine methylase, translated to MASLPHPIQYQGSKRNLAPDILRFLPNKVERLVEPFTGTAAISIAAASKHISQKFWLNDLNKPLIELLELIVERPHEIVAAYANIWNEQHHDSVSHYFEVRETFNRTNDPKLLLYLLTRCVKGAVRYNSAGFFNQSPDKRRKGTQPVNMRKNIEGVSAFLKGKCKFTWLDYREVLAEVKSSDFVYLDPPYQGVCGETDSRYFSGIDFDDFVLALEQLNGKEVAFAISYDGKRGNKTFGNTLPKELGLKRIEIEVGRSSQATLLGKEEMTVESLYLSPNLLSGQFSDLETYISKAPKQLTLLERHGQFSTVTQ